Proteins found in one Thermaerobacter subterraneus DSM 13965 genomic segment:
- a CDS encoding inositol-3-phosphate synthase, with protein sequence MRKIRVAIAGVGNCASSLVQGIYYYRDTQRLKDGTGLMHPEVGGYYPADIEIVAAFDVDRRKVGKPLREALFAKPNCTPVFCPDLPDIPVTVQMGPVLDGVSEHMADYPEDRTFVLADEPPVDVARVLRETRADILVNYLPVGSEQATRYYAEAALEAGCAFINAIPVFIASSPRWAERFRRKGLPVVGDDIKSQVGATIVHRVLTRLFEDRGVRLRRTYQLNFGGNTDFLNMLNHSRLKSKKQSKTQAVQSQLGEPLPGEDIHIGPSDYVPWLNDNKICMIRMEGTGFGDQPIELELRLSVQDSPNSAGVMIDAIRCTKLALDRGLAGPIEPVSAYFMKSPPVQYTDDEARRLVEAFIRGESLAARTQAGD encoded by the coding sequence ATGCGCAAGATCCGCGTGGCCATCGCGGGGGTAGGCAACTGCGCCAGCTCGCTGGTGCAGGGGATCTACTACTATCGCGACACCCAGCGGCTCAAGGACGGCACCGGGCTGATGCACCCGGAAGTGGGCGGCTACTACCCGGCGGACATCGAAATCGTCGCTGCCTTCGACGTCGACCGGAGGAAGGTGGGCAAGCCGCTCCGGGAGGCGCTCTTCGCCAAGCCCAACTGCACGCCGGTGTTCTGCCCGGACCTGCCGGACATCCCCGTGACCGTCCAGATGGGGCCCGTACTGGACGGCGTCAGCGAGCACATGGCGGACTATCCCGAAGACCGCACCTTCGTCCTGGCCGACGAGCCGCCGGTGGACGTGGCCAGGGTGCTGCGCGAGACCCGGGCGGACATCCTGGTCAACTACCTGCCGGTGGGGTCGGAGCAGGCCACCCGCTACTATGCGGAAGCCGCTCTGGAGGCGGGTTGTGCCTTCATCAACGCCATCCCCGTCTTCATCGCCTCGTCGCCTCGCTGGGCGGAGCGCTTCCGCCGCAAGGGCCTGCCCGTGGTCGGCGACGATATCAAGAGCCAGGTCGGCGCTACCATCGTGCACCGGGTGCTGACCCGGCTGTTCGAAGACCGGGGCGTGCGCCTGCGGCGTACCTACCAGCTCAACTTCGGCGGCAACACCGACTTCCTCAACATGCTGAACCACAGCCGCTTGAAGAGCAAGAAGCAGTCCAAGACCCAGGCGGTCCAGTCCCAGCTGGGCGAGCCGCTGCCGGGGGAGGACATCCACATCGGTCCCAGCGACTACGTGCCCTGGCTCAACGACAACAAGATCTGCATGATCCGCATGGAGGGCACGGGCTTCGGCGACCAGCCCATCGAGCTGGAACTGCGCCTGTCGGTGCAGGACTCGCCCAACAGCGCGGGGGTGATGATCGACGCCATCCGGTGCACCAAGCTGGCGCTGGACCGCGGCCTGGCGGGGCCCATCGAGCCCGTTTCCGCCTACTTCATGAAGTCGCCGCCGGTCCAGTACACCGACGACGAGGCGCGGCGCCTGGTGGAGGCCTTCATCCGCGGCGAGTCCCTGGCGGCTCGCACCCAGGCAGGGGACTGA
- a CDS encoding cob(I)yrinic acid a,c-diamide adenosyltransferase: MKIYTRTGDAGETGMLGGGRVPKAHPRVEAYGAVDELNAALGWAAALLDGADPAPVIHQLQQECFALGADLAAPPGPAREAATGLPRVTAQQVQALEGLIDRYDAQLPPLRQFILPGGAPAAAALHLARTVARRAERRVAALAAQEEVNPVVLQYLNRLSDLLFVLARWVNHRAGVPDVPWQPQ, encoded by the coding sequence ATGAAGATCTACACCCGGACGGGCGATGCCGGCGAGACGGGCATGCTGGGCGGCGGCCGGGTTCCCAAGGCCCATCCCAGGGTCGAAGCCTATGGCGCCGTGGACGAGTTGAACGCCGCCCTGGGCTGGGCGGCGGCGCTGCTGGACGGCGCCGACCCGGCGCCGGTGATCCACCAGCTGCAGCAGGAGTGCTTTGCGCTGGGGGCGGATCTGGCGGCGCCGCCGGGTCCCGCCCGGGAGGCGGCGACGGGCCTGCCCCGGGTGACGGCCCAGCAGGTGCAGGCGCTGGAGGGCCTGATCGACCGGTATGACGCCCAGTTGCCGCCGCTGCGGCAATTCATCCTGCCCGGCGGCGCGCCGGCGGCCGCGGCCCTGCACCTGGCGCGCACGGTGGCGCGGCGGGCCGAGCGCAGGGTCGCCGCCCTGGCCGCCCAGGAGGAAGTCAACCCCGTGGTCCTCCAGTACCTGAACCGCTTGTCGGACCTGCTGTTCGTGCTGGCGCGCTGGGTCAATCACCGGGCGGGCGTGCCCGATGTCCCGTGGCAGCCCCAGTGA
- the sdhA gene encoding succinate dehydrogenase flavoprotein subunit — protein MHRHQFDAVIVGAGGAGLRAAVELAKYPDLKVAVVSKLYPSRSHTGAAQGGIGAALGNIEEDHWEWHMFDTVKGSDYLGDQDAIEVMCKEAPEAVYELEHMGLPFSRTEDGRINQRRFGGHTKEFGKAPVHRSCFAADRTGHMILQTLYQQSIKHGVRFFDEFHVVDLIMDGRRVAGVVAIELATGDLHVFHAKATLFATGGAGRMFKVTSNALALTGDGLAIAFRHGIPLEDMEFFQFHPTGIYRLGILITEGARGEGGILRNRHGERFMERYAPTIKDLAPRDVVSRAIYLEIREGRGIDGKDYVHLDLTHLSRDIIETRLPDITDFVRTYLGIDPVEEPIPIQPTAHYEMGGIPTDVDGRVIWDAQNTPVEGFYAAGECACVSVHGANRLGTNSLLDLVVFGRRAGRHMARYARESDWPALPGDATDWAREQVERFLTRQKGEKIGAIRARLQEEMMDKAGVFRTEEGLTEMEGILKELEAQYQEAAIDDRGRMYNTDLLEALELGNLLECARATVVAARNRKESRGGHAREDYPKRDDANWLKHTLLYREPDGSVRIDYKPVVITRFQPQERKY, from the coding sequence ATCCACCGGCATCAGTTTGACGCCGTCATCGTCGGCGCCGGCGGCGCCGGCTTGCGGGCGGCGGTGGAACTGGCCAAGTATCCCGACCTCAAGGTGGCCGTGGTCAGCAAGCTGTACCCCTCCCGCTCCCACACCGGCGCGGCCCAGGGCGGCATCGGCGCGGCCCTGGGCAACATCGAAGAGGACCACTGGGAGTGGCACATGTTCGACACGGTGAAGGGCAGCGACTACCTGGGTGACCAGGACGCCATCGAGGTCATGTGCAAGGAAGCGCCCGAAGCCGTGTACGAGCTGGAGCACATGGGCTTGCCCTTCAGCCGCACCGAGGACGGTCGGATCAACCAGCGGCGCTTCGGCGGGCACACCAAGGAGTTCGGCAAGGCACCCGTCCACCGCTCCTGCTTTGCTGCCGACCGCACCGGCCACATGATCCTGCAGACCCTCTACCAGCAGTCCATCAAGCACGGCGTGCGCTTCTTCGACGAGTTCCACGTGGTCGACCTGATCATGGACGGGCGGCGGGTAGCCGGAGTGGTGGCCATCGAGCTGGCCACGGGCGACCTGCACGTCTTCCATGCCAAGGCCACGCTGTTCGCCACCGGCGGCGCCGGCCGCATGTTCAAGGTCACCAGCAACGCGCTGGCCTTGACGGGCGACGGCTTGGCCATCGCCTTCCGCCACGGCATCCCCCTTGAGGACATGGAGTTCTTCCAGTTCCACCCCACGGGCATCTACCGCCTGGGGATCCTGATCACCGAAGGGGCCCGGGGCGAGGGCGGCATCCTGCGCAACCGGCACGGCGAGCGTTTCATGGAGCGGTACGCGCCCACCATCAAGGACCTGGCGCCGCGCGACGTGGTCTCGCGGGCCATCTACCTGGAGATCCGCGAGGGGCGCGGCATCGACGGCAAGGACTACGTCCACCTGGACCTCACCCACCTGAGCCGCGACATCATCGAGACGCGCCTGCCCGACATCACCGACTTCGTCCGCACCTACCTGGGCATCGACCCGGTGGAGGAACCCATCCCCATCCAGCCCACCGCCCACTACGAGATGGGTGGCATCCCGACCGACGTGGACGGGCGGGTGATCTGGGACGCGCAGAACACCCCCGTGGAAGGCTTCTACGCCGCAGGCGAATGCGCGTGCGTCTCGGTGCACGGGGCCAACCGCCTGGGCACCAACTCCCTCCTGGACCTGGTGGTGTTCGGGCGGCGGGCAGGCCGCCACATGGCCCGGTATGCCCGCGAGTCGGACTGGCCGGCCCTGCCCGGGGACGCGACGGACTGGGCCCGGGAGCAGGTGGAGCGGTTCCTCACCCGCCAGAAGGGCGAGAAGATCGGTGCCATCCGGGCACGGTTGCAGGAAGAGATGATGGACAAGGCCGGGGTCTTCCGTACGGAAGAAGGCCTGACGGAGATGGAGGGCATCCTGAAGGAGCTGGAGGCCCAGTACCAGGAGGCCGCCATCGACGACCGCGGCCGCATGTACAACACGGACCTGCTGGAGGCCCTGGAACTGGGCAACCTGCTGGAGTGCGCGCGGGCGACGGTGGTGGCCGCCCGGAACCGGAAGGAAAGCCGGGGCGGGCACGCCCGCGAGGACTACCCCAAGCGCGATGACGCCAACTGGCTCAAGCACACGCTGCTCTACCGGGAGCCCGACGGGTCGGTCCGGATCGATTACAAGCCGGTGGTCATCACGCGCTTCCAGCCCCAGGAGCGCAAGTACTGA
- a CDS encoding succinate dehydrogenase produces MSYGEGSPRPASGFELWSWFFMRISGLLLVFLVLGHLYIMHILNSVEIIDYNFVARRLANIGWRTYDWVMLALALFHGANGIRVIIDDYAHRPGWRTFWLTLLYVVTFILLVLGTVVLVTFPFPA; encoded by the coding sequence GTGTCGTACGGAGAAGGAAGCCCGCGCCCGGCCAGCGGGTTCGAGCTGTGGTCCTGGTTCTTCATGCGGATCTCCGGTCTGCTGCTGGTCTTTCTCGTCCTGGGGCACCTCTACATCATGCATATCCTCAACAGCGTGGAAATCATCGACTACAACTTCGTCGCCCGGCGCTTGGCCAACATCGGATGGCGCACCTACGACTGGGTGATGCTGGCCCTGGCGCTCTTCCATGGGGCCAACGGGATCCGGGTCATCATCGACGACTACGCCCACCGGCCGGGATGGCGTACCTTCTGGCTGACGCTGCTCTACGTGGTGACGTTCATCCTGCTGGTCCTGGGCACCGTGGTCCTGGTGACCTTCCCGTTCCCGGCCTGA
- a CDS encoding succinate dehydrogenase iron-sulfur subunit, whose amino-acid sequence MTLRIRRYNPEQDREPHWEEYRLEADPTDRVLDLLNRVKWEVDGTLAYRRSCAHGVCGSDAMIINGKARLACKTLVKELSQPITVEPMRGFRVKKDLIVDFTGFFAAYRSIKPYLINHDPEPERERLQSPHDRERFDDTTKCILCGCCTTSCPSFWANPDYVGPAAIVNAHRFIFDSRDQAADERLRILNSRDGVWRCRTIFNCTEACPRGIEVTRAIQEVKRAILLGQR is encoded by the coding sequence GTGACGCTGCGCATCCGGCGCTACAATCCGGAGCAGGATCGGGAGCCCCACTGGGAGGAATACCGGCTTGAGGCGGACCCCACCGATCGGGTCCTGGACCTTTTGAACCGGGTCAAGTGGGAGGTCGACGGCACCCTGGCCTACCGGCGGTCCTGCGCCCACGGGGTCTGCGGCTCCGACGCCATGATCATCAACGGCAAGGCCCGGCTGGCGTGCAAGACCCTGGTCAAGGAGCTGTCCCAGCCCATCACCGTGGAACCCATGCGGGGCTTCCGGGTCAAGAAGGACCTGATCGTGGACTTCACCGGTTTCTTCGCCGCATACCGGTCCATCAAGCCTTACCTGATCAACCACGACCCGGAGCCCGAGCGGGAGCGGCTGCAATCCCCCCACGACCGGGAGCGCTTCGACGACACGACCAAGTGCATCCTCTGCGGTTGCTGCACCACGTCGTGCCCGTCCTTCTGGGCCAATCCCGACTACGTGGGCCCGGCCGCCATCGTCAACGCCCACCGCTTCATCTTTGACAGCCGGGACCAGGCGGCCGACGAGCGGCTGCGCATCCTGAACTCCCGCGACGGGGTCTGGCGCTGCCGCACCATCTTCAACTGCACCGAGGCCTGCCCGCGGGGTATCGAGGTGACCCGCGCCATCCAGGAGGTCAAGCGCGCCATCCTGCTGGGGCAGCGCTGA
- a CDS encoding DMT family transporter, whose translation MDWRTLALAGCTLLFWSSAFAVIRAGLRYWGPGELALARFIVASLALALGLGLRRLARRQEQPAPATGPATTGAATGPGAAGTGRRRAHRLAQAAGGERPALPAAPAASGVESGWWRDAGRFVLLGATGIFLYHTGLNWGETRVSAATASLLVATAPALTALMSRFWLGERLAPRGWLGLALSFAGVALISWAAAQPAAPEPAAAVTAAGGGAVPSLPAWAGPAAVGVAALGTSAFFVLQRPLSGRYDALTLTAFYTWAGTLLLGAAFGPGLARQVAAGQLAPGAWLAAVYLGVFPSALAYWCWSAALARAPAARVASLLNLNPLLAVATAWVMLGERPTWAEWLGGAVAVAGVLLVQGRARPRAAAAQGRGLPVAEG comes from the coding sequence ATGGATTGGCGAACCCTGGCCCTGGCGGGTTGCACCCTGCTGTTCTGGTCGTCGGCCTTCGCGGTGATCCGGGCCGGGCTCCGGTACTGGGGTCCCGGCGAGCTGGCGCTGGCCCGTTTCATCGTCGCCTCCCTTGCCCTGGCGCTGGGGCTGGGCTTGCGCCGGCTGGCCCGCAGGCAGGAGCAGCCGGCACCGGCGACGGGCCCGGCAACGACCGGCGCAGCAACCGGGCCGGGTGCCGCCGGTACCGGTCGCCGCCGGGCCCACCGGCTGGCCCAGGCCGCCGGTGGGGAGCGTCCTGCGCTGCCGGCCGCGCCGGCGGCGTCAGGCGTGGAGAGCGGGTGGTGGCGGGATGCGGGCCGCTTCGTCCTGCTGGGGGCCACGGGGATCTTCCTGTATCACACGGGTTTGAACTGGGGCGAGACCAGGGTTTCCGCCGCCACCGCCAGCCTGCTGGTGGCCACTGCCCCGGCGCTGACGGCCCTGATGTCCCGTTTCTGGCTCGGGGAGCGGCTGGCACCGCGGGGCTGGCTGGGTCTCGCGCTCAGCTTTGCGGGGGTGGCGCTGATCAGCTGGGCCGCCGCCCAGCCGGCGGCGCCGGAGCCCGCGGCGGCGGTCACGGCCGCGGGTGGCGGCGCCGTCCCGTCCCTGCCCGCTTGGGCCGGCCCTGCGGCCGTGGGCGTGGCCGCCCTGGGCACCTCGGCCTTCTTTGTCCTGCAGCGGCCCCTCAGCGGGCGCTACGATGCCCTCACCCTGACCGCCTTCTACACCTGGGCCGGCACCCTTCTGCTGGGGGCCGCCTTTGGCCCAGGGCTGGCCCGCCAGGTGGCGGCCGGCCAGCTGGCGCCGGGGGCGTGGCTGGCCGCGGTGTACCTGGGGGTCTTTCCGTCGGCCCTGGCCTACTGGTGCTGGTCGGCGGCCCTGGCCCGGGCACCTGCCGCCCGGGTGGCCAGCCTGCTCAACCTGAATCCCCTGCTGGCCGTGGCCACCGCCTGGGTCATGCTGGGCGAGCGCCCGACCTGGGCGGAGTGGCTGGGAGGAGCCGTAGCCGTAGCGGGCGTCCTGCTGGTGCAAGGCAGGGCTCGTCCTCGGGCCGCGGCCGCGCAGGGCCGGGGCCTGCCCGTTGCGGAGGGCTGA
- the sdhC gene encoding succinate dehydrogenase, cytochrome b556 subunit, whose protein sequence is MGLYRGYRGSQGQWAWMLHRLSGVGIMLFLMMHIVDTFLAGFGPQVYDHVMAIYRAPLFMVLEVVLVGGVVYHAVNGLRVIIIDFWPNALRWHKSLIVAEVIVFLVLFIPAAVIMLGRLFG, encoded by the coding sequence ATGGGCCTCTACCGCGGCTACCGCGGCAGCCAGGGCCAGTGGGCGTGGATGCTCCACCGGCTGAGCGGCGTGGGCATCATGCTCTTTTTGATGATGCACATCGTCGACACCTTCCTGGCCGGGTTCGGACCGCAGGTGTACGACCACGTGATGGCGATCTACCGGGCACCGCTGTTCATGGTGCTGGAGGTGGTGCTGGTCGGCGGCGTGGTGTACCACGCGGTCAACGGCCTGCGGGTGATCATCATCGACTTCTGGCCCAACGCGTTGCGGTGGCACAAGTCGCTGATCGTGGCGGAAGTCATCGTCTTCCTGGTGCTCTTCATCCCGGCGGCGGTCATCATGCTGGGCCGCCTCTTCGGCTAG
- a CDS encoding helix-turn-helix domain-containing protein — protein MQSDPVAVGQRIRLARQAAGLSVKDLARRAHISPSHLSDIERGVKHPSLAVAVTLAAALDRSLDWLVTGRDPLPGPLDLRSLLRDPTRPLRYQGLPLDDAAREHLVDLLDAALGLARLAGSMVVQALGAASGAASGPGPAPFAAGYPGAITGRRGGAGTPGPAAGTTPSGVIQTPGPGPAGRPSPASYLDEPEAREWLRQVVADALQRAWGQPRVPSTPPFPGVAATGFPPPAAAGGTGVAGSPPAAGPSAPRQSPAPGRFLSSETGQPPAPGRDSGGPAGARHPGSS, from the coding sequence ATGCAATCCGATCCCGTTGCCGTTGGCCAGCGCATCCGCCTCGCCCGCCAGGCCGCCGGTCTGTCCGTCAAGGACCTGGCCCGGCGGGCTCACATCTCCCCGTCCCACCTGAGCGACATCGAACGGGGCGTCAAGCACCCGTCCCTGGCCGTGGCCGTCACCCTGGCGGCGGCCCTGGACCGCAGCCTGGACTGGCTTGTCACCGGGCGTGATCCGCTGCCCGGCCCCCTGGACCTCCGCAGCCTGCTGCGGGATCCCACCCGGCCCCTGCGGTATCAGGGGCTGCCCCTGGACGATGCCGCCCGCGAGCACCTGGTGGACCTTCTGGATGCCGCCCTGGGCCTGGCCCGGCTCGCCGGCAGCATGGTGGTCCAGGCCCTCGGCGCCGCTTCCGGCGCTGCTTCGGGACCGGGCCCGGCACCTTTCGCCGCCGGCTACCCCGGCGCCATCACCGGCAGGCGCGGAGGCGCGGGCACCCCCGGACCAGCTGCCGGGACGACGCCTTCCGGCGTGATCCAGACCCCAGGACCCGGTCCCGCCGGCAGGCCCTCCCCCGCCTCCTATCTGGACGAACCGGAGGCCCGGGAGTGGCTTCGCCAGGTGGTGGCCGATGCCCTACAGCGGGCCTGGGGCCAGCCCCGGGTCCCGTCCACCCCGCCCTTTCCGGGAGTCGCCGCCACCGGCTTCCCTCCTCCCGCCGCCGCAGGCGGTACGGGAGTGGCCGGCTCGCCCCCAGCGGCGGGGCCGTCAGCTCCCCGGCAGTCCCCGGCCCCGGGACGCTTCCTGTCCTCTGAGACCGGTCAGCCCCCGGCCCCTGGCCGGGACAGCGGCGGCCCTGCGGGCGCCAGGCACCCGGGATCATCGTAG
- a CDS encoding SOS response-associated peptidase — protein sequence MSGSGHHAGVTVMCGRFTLTTPAVELERRFLVDLQGRHVPRYNVAPGQEVLAVVAPAGERRPARLVWGLIPPWAQDPRPGPINARAETAAVRPMFRQALRRRRCLIPADGFYEWLRREKARLPVFFRLREGEPFALAGLYERWDGPGGPRWTCCILTTRPNELVGQVHDRMPVILRRQWEEAWLDPRVPPEELAPVWEPFPAEAMEAYPVSPRVNSPRYDDPGCLAPAGPPLSRPGAGG from the coding sequence ATGTCGGGGAGCGGGCACCATGCGGGGGTGACGGTCATGTGCGGCCGTTTCACCTTGACCACGCCGGCGGTGGAACTGGAACGCCGATTTCTCGTTGACCTGCAGGGCCGGCATGTGCCCCGCTACAACGTGGCCCCCGGGCAGGAGGTCCTGGCGGTGGTGGCCCCGGCAGGGGAGCGGCGGCCCGCGCGGCTGGTGTGGGGGCTGATCCCGCCCTGGGCCCAGGACCCCCGGCCGGGTCCCATCAACGCCCGGGCAGAGACGGCAGCGGTGCGGCCCATGTTCCGGCAGGCCCTGCGGCGGCGCCGGTGCCTGATCCCCGCCGATGGGTTCTATGAGTGGTTGCGGCGGGAGAAGGCCCGGCTGCCGGTGTTCTTTCGCCTGCGGGAGGGAGAGCCCTTCGCCCTGGCCGGCCTCTACGAGCGCTGGGACGGGCCCGGCGGGCCCCGCTGGACCTGCTGCATCCTGACCACCCGGCCCAATGAACTGGTGGGTCAGGTGCACGACCGGATGCCGGTCATCCTGCGCCGCCAGTGGGAAGAGGCCTGGCTCGACCCGCGGGTGCCGCCCGAGGAGCTGGCACCGGTCTGGGAGCCCTTCCCGGCGGAGGCGATGGAGGCCTACCCGGTCTCGCCCCGCGTCAACTCACCCCGCTACGATGATCCCGGGTGCCTGGCGCCCGCAGGGCCGCCGCTGTCCCGGCCAGGGGCCGGGGGCTGA
- a CDS encoding NTP transferase domain-containing protein, whose translation MDAVVLAAGAGTRFRRTAASCPKPLHRLFGVSLVERALRAARQAGCRRVLVVTGYQAEAVERAVLQAGRPWVEVVRAEGWERGNGASLLAVRGRVDGPFLLLMADHLVDPGLVRQALAAARARWDELVDGGVLLLVDPRLDQVFDLPEATKVRTGGGGCRIEAIGKDLATFDAVDTGIFVASPALLDELARLAAGSEAAAPVVPGAGPPAGSQDRPENPSPPAGTETITLTAAAGRLARRGRLGAVPVTRGWWIDVDDGAALAHARRLLLDHAAASGGDGPVARWLNRRLSRPLSAWLASAGVGPNGATLLAFATTLAGALAFAAGQPWLGGLLCQAGSVLDGCDGEVARLRLEAQPRGAFLDTVLDRYADAAVVAGLAAGALAAGAGGGVTLTLALAAMAGMPLSALMKDRLQLLRPATGQGAGAAEAAGGPRTGQPEDGSPGTRRFDPMRDDPPWLRWIPGNRDGRYFLICLAGLAAAPLAGLAAVALVSHVLAVGRLLHGWRALALRQE comes from the coding sequence ATGGACGCGGTGGTGCTGGCGGCCGGCGCCGGAACCCGCTTCCGGCGCACGGCCGCTTCCTGTCCCAAGCCTCTCCACCGGCTCTTCGGCGTGAGCCTGGTGGAGCGGGCCCTGCGGGCCGCCCGCCAGGCCGGTTGCCGGCGGGTCCTGGTGGTCACCGGCTACCAGGCGGAGGCGGTGGAACGGGCGGTCCTGCAGGCCGGGCGGCCCTGGGTCGAAGTGGTCCGGGCCGAGGGGTGGGAGCGGGGCAACGGTGCCTCGCTGCTTGCCGTCCGGGGCCGGGTGGACGGTCCCTTCCTCCTGTTGATGGCGGACCACCTGGTCGACCCCGGCCTGGTGCGCCAGGCCCTGGCCGCGGCCCGGGCGCGCTGGGACGAGCTGGTGGACGGCGGGGTCCTGCTGCTGGTGGACCCGCGCCTGGACCAGGTCTTCGACCTCCCGGAGGCGACCAAGGTGCGAACGGGGGGCGGGGGTTGCCGGATCGAAGCTATCGGCAAGGACCTGGCGACCTTTGATGCCGTGGACACGGGGATCTTCGTGGCCTCGCCCGCCCTGCTGGACGAACTGGCCCGGCTGGCCGCCGGCAGCGAGGCCGCGGCGCCGGTGGTCCCCGGCGCCGGCCCGCCCGCCGGTTCCCAGGACCGCCCCGAAAATCCGTCACCACCCGCCGGGACCGAAACCATCACCTTGACGGCTGCGGCGGGCCGGCTGGCCCGGCGGGGCCGGCTGGGAGCGGTGCCGGTGACCCGGGGCTGGTGGATCGACGTGGACGATGGGGCCGCCCTGGCCCATGCCCGCCGGCTGCTGCTGGATCACGCCGCGGCCTCAGGGGGCGACGGGCCGGTGGCCCGCTGGCTCAACCGCAGGCTTTCCCGGCCCCTCTCCGCCTGGCTGGCCTCCGCAGGGGTAGGGCCCAACGGAGCCACCTTGCTGGCCTTTGCCACCACCCTGGCCGGGGCGCTGGCCTTTGCCGCCGGGCAACCCTGGCTGGGGGGCCTGCTGTGCCAGGCGGGATCCGTCCTCGACGGCTGTGACGGGGAGGTGGCCCGCCTGCGGCTGGAGGCCCAGCCCCGGGGTGCATTCCTCGATACCGTGTTGGATCGTTATGCGGACGCGGCAGTGGTGGCAGGCCTGGCAGCGGGCGCCCTGGCAGCGGGAGCGGGCGGGGGGGTGACCCTGACCCTGGCCCTGGCTGCCATGGCCGGCATGCCGCTGTCGGCCCTGATGAAGGACCGCCTGCAGCTGCTGCGGCCGGCGACCGGCCAGGGGGCCGGTGCCGCGGAGGCTGCCGGCGGCCCTAGGACCGGGCAGCCGGAGGACGGCTCGCCTGGGACCCGCCGATTCGACCCCATGCGTGATGACCCGCCGTGGCTGCGCTGGATACCGGGCAACCGGGACGGCCGGTACTTCCTGATCTGCCTGGCGGGCCTGGCGGCCGCACCCTTGGCCGGCCTGGCGGCGGTCGCCCTGGTCTCCCACGTCCTGGCCGTGGGCAGGCTGTTGCACGGCTGGCGGGCGCTGGCGCTCCGGCAGGAATGA